GCTATCTCATGGGCACCATGTCCGGAGACGCCGCCTTTACGATCCGCAATTCCTCGGGGCGGCCCCAGGAGCTGTACTTTGAACTGAACAGCGGCTATGCGGTGCGCTCTGTTTCGGCGAACGGGAAAGAAATTCCGTTTGAGGACCTGCGCAACGACATGCTTGCCTCCCGGGAGCTGCGATGCACACTGCCGGCGGAGGAGGAGATCGAACTCCGGATTCACTACGGTGGGATGCCGAAGATGTGGAACGAGATGGAGTCCCAGCTGAACGCCGACACCATCAGCGCCCGGAGCGTGACCATGACCAGCAAGACCCTTGCCCCCGTGGTGGCGGGCTGCGTGGCGGTGCCGGAGGAGGCTGAGATATCCCTGCGCATTGATTTGAAGGACGATCTTGTGCCGGTGGGAACAGGCACGGCGACGCTGCTTGGCACAAGCGGTGACGGGACCAACTCCTGGATGGTGGAGAATACCGGCACGGACCGGCTCTTCCTCTACGCGGGGGATTTCATCACCACGCAGCTTGACGCGGACGACGGAACGTCCATGGACTTCTGCTACAGCAAGAAATATCAGGAGCGCCTGAAAGACGGGGCGCTGGACCTGATGGAGAAGGCCATTCAATACTGTAGCGCCACATACGGCCCCCGCTCCGGGGGGGAGGGGTTCAAAATCATTCAGACCACGGCGTTCAACTTCGGCGGCTTTGCGGTCTCCGGCGTCAGCGGCATGGGCGAGAGCTATTTCAGCGATGAAAATCTGGCCGACCCGGACAAAGGGCCCGGCAGCGCGGAGATTCTGGCCCATGAGATCATCCATCAGTGGTGGGGGCTGGGCGCCACGCTGACGGACCCGGAAGACCCCTGCTGGAACGACGAGGGGATCACGGTCTACACCACCTATCGGCTGATGTGCCGGGTGATGGGCAGGGAGTACGCCCACAGGAACTACGTGAAAAAGTGGGAGAACACCATGTCTCAGCTTTCCGCCTCCTTTTATCAGCGCCATCCGGACTATCTCAATCGCCTTCCGGAGCGGTATCAAAACGATGTCTCCGCCAGCGCGGCCGGGGCCAACTGGTATGACGGCAATGCCCTGATGATCTACCGGGCGGCGGAGCGGATCGGTGAAGAGCCCCTGGACGATATCTGGGCAAAGCTGTACCGGGAGGGCGGGACAGAGATGCCGCCGTATATCACTTTAGGCGACTTTTTAGGTGAGTGCGGACTGGAGAAAGGAGATGTGCAGCGTGGGTAAGGTGTTTTGGTATGAGCTGCGCCGCTCCATTTGGAACAAGGGGTTTTTGGGCATCACTGTGGTGACGATCTGGTACGGCTGGCGGCTTTTGACCGGTACCATTATATTGGGCGTGGCCAACACGGCCCCTTTCTCCCCATGGAGCTTTGGCGCGTATCTTGCGCGGCTGCTGCCGCTTTTAAGCGTGCTGCTGCTGTTTCTTCTGTGGAACCAGAGCGCGGAGCGGACGCGGGGACTGGAGGTTCTATCTGACGCCGCACCTGTCCGCCCGGGGAGGTATCTTCTGGTAAAGTGCGGCGCGGCGTTCACAGCATGGCTGGTTTTGGCCTTTGCGGTCTCGGCGCTGGGGGCTGGGTTCCTGTGGGCGCTGTTTGGCACCGACGTGCCCTGCGCCAGACTGCTGCTCCCATCGCTTATCGCCCTGCTGCCGCCGGCGCTCTTTTGGCTGGGCTGCGGATTGACGGCGGGCCGCATTCATCCGGCGCTGCTGTTTGTGCTGATGGCCGCGGCGCTGACGGCGGCATACCTGCCCCGGTCGGTGGAATGGAGCCTGTACGCCGAGCCGTTGTTCACAGAGTATCCCCTGAGCCTGAGCGTGCTGGATCCGGCCTTCACCATGCCGGCTGAGGCGCTGCTCGTCCGGCTGGCCTACGGGACGGCGGGCATGGCGCTGCTGGGTTTTGCCGTGGCACGGCATCAGTCCCGGCGGGAGCGGAAAAGCTGATAAACCTCAAAAGGAAGGCGCCCGCACAGCTGTGCGGGCGCCTTCCTTTTTGAAGCGGCAAAATCATTTCTCCGGATTTGGGAAAATGGTACCGAAACAAAAGGGCGGCACCGTATCTTATAGCAAAAGGAGATGACAGAATGAACGCCCAGACAGACGTGCTGGCGGTTGCCCGCCGGGAGATCAAATACCTGCTTTCATTGCCGGACCGCCTCTTTCTACTGGATGCGCTGGACCGGCTTCTGACGCCGGACGCCTACGGCGGCTACAATGGCTATACGGTCCGCAGCGTGTATTTTGACAGCATCTGCAACGAGGACTACCGGGATAAAAAGGAACACGCGGATGAAAAAAAGCGCATCCGGGTCCGGATTTATCATCCGGAGGACAAAAAGGCAAAATTTGAGATGAAGCGCAAGAGCTGCGGCCGGGAGCTGAAGGAGAGCGTGGTCATCACCCGGGAGGAGGCCATGCGCCTCATCAACCGGGACTACAGCGTGCTGCTGCACTATGACGCCGGGTGCGCCCGCTACGCCTACGACCTGATGACCACCCGGCTCTACCGCCCGGTCTCCCTTGTGGAGTACGACCGCCGGGCCTATACGCATCCTAACTTCAACACCCGGGTGACGCTGGACAACAACCTGCGCTGCTGTGAGTTCTGCCACGACCTCTTTGCACAGCGTTTGAATTTCAAGTCCACCCTGCCCTGGGACGAGACGATCCTGGAGATCAAGTACGACCGCTTTTTGCTGCGTCAGGTGCAGGAGGCGCTGGCCCGGTGCGATCTGACCAGGACGCCGCCCAGCAAATTCGGCAGTTCCCGGGCGCTGCTGCACACGTATTATTCCTGATGAGAAAGAGAGGATGGAAGCAATGAGCAAATGGTTTTTTGAGTGCATGGAAGCGCCGTTGGCCCCCATGTCAGCGGGCGGGTTGCTGGTCCGGCTGTCGGCGGCGCTGATCTTGGCGGGCGTTATGATGGTGGTGTACCGCCTCTGTCACGACTCGCTGAGCTACAGCCGGAAATTCAACGTCACGCTGATGATGCTGACGTTGTCCTCCACGGTTTTGCTGGTGCTGATCCAGAGTAAGCCGGTCTACTCCCTTGGCGCGTTGGGAGCGCTGTCCATCTGCCGCATCCGGACCAACACCCGGGACCCCCGGGACCTGGGGTTCGTATTCTGGAGCCTCTCCATCGGCATTTCCGCGGCGCTGGGGTCCTTCGCCGTGGGGATGGCGGGAACGGCCGTCATGGGCCTGGTCATGCTGACGCTTGGGCGCGCCGACAGGAAGAGGGCCGCGCTGACCATGGTGGTAAGAGGGAGGAAGGAAAAGATCGGGGACGTGCAGGCCGTGTTCAGCGGGCTGTCAGGCAGCACCGTTCAGTCCAAAAATGTGTTTTCCGACTCCTTTGAGCTGGTCTACCGCCTGAGCGTTCCCCGGGAGGAAGAGGAGAAACTGCTGCTGTTGTTCAACGACATGGAAGGCGTCGATGGCGTAAACGTCCTGGCACCCCAGACCCAGGTGGCCTGACGGCCGCCATCAAAGGAGGAACTTGATATGGAACAATTCAACGATGCGGTCAACAAGCTGCTGGGCACACTTGTCTCCAAGCCGGATACCAAGGCCGTTTTTCTCAGCCTGGGCGCCGCGCTGTTTCTTTCGGTCATCTTGTGGGGCGCTTATCGCCTGGCCAACCCGTCCGCGGCCTACAGGCCCCGGTTCGCCGCCACACTGGTGGCGCTGGCATTCCTTTCCACTATCCTGATGGACCTGATCCAGTCAAATCTGGCCCTTTCCCTGGGCATGTTGGGCTCGCTGTCCATTGTCCGGTTCCGTACCAACATCCGGGACCCCCGGGACATTGGGTTCATCTTCTGGAGCATGGCCATCGGCCTGGCCGCCGCCACCGGAAGCTATCTGATCGGCTTATCCGGAAGCCTGGTCTTGGGGACCTTTTTGGTCTGCACCGGCCGGAGGAACAAGGTGCCGGACGACATGATGCTGGTGGTCCGGGGCAGCAGCGCGGACCTGGGCGTGGTGGGCGCCATTGTGGAGCAAAGCTGCCTGCGCAACAGGGTGAAGGCCAAGAACGTACTTTCCGATTCCTTTGAACTGGTCTATGAGGTTCAGGTGGATGTTGCGAACAGCGATACGCTGATCGGCCAGCTATTCGACGTGGGGGGTATCGACAGCGTCAACCTGCTGGCCGGGGAGAGAGCCGCGTAAAACGGTTGCCTGCCGGGGAGAGATCTGATATAGTATCTCTGAAACTGAGGCGGGAGGTGGCCGTGGTGATTGCAGGGGAAAACATCCAAATGGAACAGATAGACGCGCTGATTGAGCGCCATATGGCGTTCATCGTCCGCACGGTCAGCGGCTGCACCGGCCGGTATGTCTCGGTGGAGCATGACGATTCGTTCAGCATTGCGCTGATCGCCTTTGCCGAGGCGGTCCGGAGATACGATCCCCAGCGGGGAAACTTCCTTGCGTATGCGGGGCTGGTGATAAAAAGCCGGCTCCGGACCTTTCTTGAACAGGAAAACCGCCGCGCCGGGGAGGCGTCTCTGGAGGAGCTACAGGAAAGCGGAAGGGAGTTTGCGGCGGAGCCGGCGGACGAAAGTTCCCTGCGGGAGGAGATCGCGGCCTATCAGGAGGAACTGTCCCTGTTCGGCCTCACCATGGAGACTCTGGCGGATCAGGCGCCCAGGCACCGGGACACGCGGGACCGGGCGGTGGATGTGGCCCGGCGCTCCAGCGAGGAGCCGCGGGTGGTGGAGCACACCTATCGCAAACGGAAGCTGCCCGTCCGGGAAGTCTCCCGGGTGTGCGGCGTGACGGAGAAAATTGTGAAGGACAGCAAGGTGTTTATTTTGGGCACCATGTTGGTGTTTGTGAAGAAGTTTCCAGGTTTACTCAGCTGGATCAGAGGAGCGAGGTGTAATCATGATAGATAAAGCCGTCGTTCTGGAGTTGAAAGAGTCCTACGCCCTGGCCATGAAGGAAGGGGGCGCGGTGGTCCGCATCAGGCGCAGGCCGCAGATGGCGGTTGGCCAGCGCATCTACGTCCTGCCGGAGGATTTGTATCAGGATAGGGGAAAGGTGCTGGACTTTGCACCGCCCGTGCGGAGGACCGGGGCCCGGATGATCCGGCGCATCGGCGGGATCGCCGCCGCGTGTCTGGTGTGTATTTCGCTGCTGCTGACCTCCCGGTTCCTCACGCCCACAGCCTATGCCGTGGTCTCCCTTGAGGCGGAGCAGGGCATCCAGGTGGTGCTGGATAAAAACTACAACATCCTCAGCGCCGTCTCCACAGGGGGAGATATTCCGGAGAGTGTGCTGGCCGCCCTGAAGGGGCGCTCCATTCTGGAGATGGGGCCGGAGCTGGAGCGGCTGGTGGGCGGCGGGACCCTGCTGATCGGATACGCGCCGGAGCGGGAGGAGGCCCGGGGAATGGAAGGGAGTCTGCGGGACCTGTTCCAGAGCCGGACTCCGGCGTTTCTGTCCGGGCGGACGGAGGATGTCCAGGCGGCGGAGCGCAGCGGCGTGTCTCTGGGCCGCTATATCGCCGGACGGCTGATGACGGAAGATGAC
This window of the Dysosmobacter acutus genome carries:
- a CDS encoding sigma-70 family RNA polymerase sigma factor, with the protein product MEQIDALIERHMAFIVRTVSGCTGRYVSVEHDDSFSIALIAFAEAVRRYDPQRGNFLAYAGLVIKSRLRTFLEQENRRAGEASLEELQESGREFAAEPADESSLREEIAAYQEELSLFGLTMETLADQAPRHRDTRDRAVDVARRSSEEPRVVEHTYRKRKLPVREVSRVCGVTEKIVKDSKVFILGTMLVFVKKFPGLLSWIRGARCNHDR
- a CDS encoding polyphosphate polymerase domain-containing protein — translated: MNAQTDVLAVARREIKYLLSLPDRLFLLDALDRLLTPDAYGGYNGYTVRSVYFDSICNEDYRDKKEHADEKKRIRVRIYHPEDKKAKFEMKRKSCGRELKESVVITREEAMRLINRDYSVLLHYDAGCARYAYDLMTTRLYRPVSLVEYDRRAYTHPNFNTRVTLDNNLRCCEFCHDLFAQRLNFKSTLPWDETILEIKYDRFLLRQVQEALARCDLTRTPPSKFGSSRALLHTYYS
- a CDS encoding DUF4956 domain-containing protein; protein product: MEQFNDAVNKLLGTLVSKPDTKAVFLSLGAALFLSVILWGAYRLANPSAAYRPRFAATLVALAFLSTILMDLIQSNLALSLGMLGSLSIVRFRTNIRDPRDIGFIFWSMAIGLAAATGSYLIGLSGSLVLGTFLVCTGRRNKVPDDMMLVVRGSSADLGVVGAIVEQSCLRNRVKAKNVLSDSFELVYEVQVDVANSDTLIGQLFDVGGIDSVNLLAGERAA
- a CDS encoding anti-sigma factor domain-containing protein translates to MIDKAVVLELKESYALAMKEGGAVVRIRRRPQMAVGQRIYVLPEDLYQDRGKVLDFAPPVRRTGARMIRRIGGIAAACLVCISLLLTSRFLTPTAYAVVSLEAEQGIQVVLDKNYNILSAVSTGGDIPESVLAALKGRSILEMGPELERLVGGGTLLIGYAPEREEARGMEGSLRDLFQSRTPAFLSGRTEDVQAAERSGVSLGRYIAGRLMTEDDDLEDLDQETLLELLAQDARWMEVPEFREALEEKREEQEEQEEERKEPDESDDPEESEEKAKKPADPEEDPDDPEEGAASAKEEKEWHKNDDSEEESPDPAQESADSSWEEEPSESGSEGDETQDEEDSGESESDGETDEADEPEE
- a CDS encoding DUF4956 domain-containing protein; the encoded protein is MSKWFFECMEAPLAPMSAGGLLVRLSAALILAGVMMVVYRLCHDSLSYSRKFNVTLMMLTLSSTVLLVLIQSKPVYSLGALGALSICRIRTNTRDPRDLGFVFWSLSIGISAALGSFAVGMAGTAVMGLVMLTLGRADRKRAALTMVVRGRKEKIGDVQAVFSGLSGSTVQSKNVFSDSFELVYRLSVPREEEEKLLLLFNDMEGVDGVNVLAPQTQVA